Proteins encoded by one window of Phytohabitans houttuyneae:
- a CDS encoding non-ribosomal peptide synthetase — protein MPVDEQSGLTAASDVQHGIWFTERSGAAGAAYHLAMAVRFGGEIDVAALRRACDAVVARHSALGSVLTERDGRLCLVPAARPPRLEIADLAGDDLTAAVARPFDLARGPLARLMLLCRPSAPPVLLVVAHHAVFDGTSKEILLRDLADAYGAERGAVATTAVPAPLPPARPDDGAREYWRSRWREPRDPVLPGLRRAVDAAEPGTSTDIVLDEDLPRRMAETCRLIGVTRFELLLTAVLALLHRYGDPEPVVAIDVSTRGEGNAGAVGPFVNELPVFSPPPVGTCRDFARAVRAELRELYRFRRTAVARTVPGLRPRPALAPVSLSYRRREPGTPCFGDVPTTVDWTVFSGTARNALHIQVVDDGSTLAMSLQHPSEAFEPGTAAAIGGHLRTVLATMVADPDAPVAGLPILQGAELHKLLHAWNATERPYPPHSTVVGLFEAQAAATPDAPAVMCDGQPMSYRELAAAVRRLAGQLRARGVAGGVVAVRMPRSADLVVSILAIARAGAAFLPLDPRHPEARQQRILAEARPVLVLTGADLDSRVNGAAPGGDPEPGPADLAYVIYTSGSTGEPKGVAVSHGALANLLQAMRDAVGWGPADPWLAHTALSFDIAALELLAPLVAGATTVVATDGEAADGRALVGLIRRHGITRVQATPSGWRMLVDAGIGDGPERHTTVALAGGETLPGALAREVGGRVARLFNVYGPTETTIWSTVAELPADVGDGEVTIGRPIANTRVYVLDAAAQPVPVGLPGELYIGGRGVAEGYRGRPDLTVERFRADPHGPAGARVYRTGDRVRYLADGRLVFLGRVDNQVKIRGHRVELGEIEARLLEHPAVAEAAVVLTGAGRGDPQLVAYLRYRRGMPALDAATLRQHAGQTLPAVMVPAVWVTLDTFPVTFNGKLDRSALPAPPRPQAPAAGSTVPGPADGVLAQVQAMWSEALDGADIGLDQDLFELGAHSLTVIMVSNRIEQAFAVSVSPAVFYETPTVSAIAEEVVRLRA, from the coding sequence GTGCCGGTGGATGAGCAGAGCGGGCTCACGGCCGCGTCGGACGTACAGCACGGGATCTGGTTCACCGAGCGCTCCGGTGCCGCCGGGGCCGCGTACCACCTGGCCATGGCGGTGCGCTTCGGCGGGGAGATCGACGTGGCGGCGCTGCGCCGGGCGTGTGACGCGGTGGTGGCCCGGCACAGCGCGCTCGGCAGCGTGCTCACGGAGCGCGACGGCCGGCTGTGTCTCGTACCCGCCGCACGCCCGCCCAGGCTGGAGATCGCCGACCTCGCCGGCGACGACCTGACGGCGGCGGTGGCGCGCCCGTTCGACCTGGCGCGGGGACCGCTGGCGCGGCTGATGCTGCTGTGCCGCCCGTCGGCACCGCCGGTCCTGCTCGTCGTGGCGCATCACGCCGTGTTCGACGGGACCTCCAAGGAGATCCTGCTGCGTGATCTCGCCGACGCCTACGGTGCCGAGCGTGGAGCGGTGGCGACGACCGCCGTGCCAGCGCCGCTGCCGCCGGCGCGGCCGGACGACGGGGCCCGGGAGTACTGGCGGTCGCGGTGGCGGGAGCCGCGCGATCCGGTCCTGCCCGGCCTGCGCCGCGCGGTGGACGCGGCCGAGCCGGGGACGAGCACCGACATCGTGCTGGACGAGGACCTGCCGCGGCGCATGGCGGAGACCTGCCGGCTGATCGGCGTCACGCGGTTCGAGTTGCTGCTCACCGCCGTACTGGCATTGCTGCACCGCTACGGCGATCCCGAACCGGTGGTCGCCATCGACGTGTCGACCCGCGGCGAAGGCAACGCCGGCGCGGTGGGCCCGTTCGTGAACGAGCTGCCGGTCTTCTCCCCGCCGCCGGTCGGGACGTGCCGCGACTTCGCCCGTGCGGTACGGGCCGAGCTGCGCGAGCTGTACCGATTCAGGCGGACCGCGGTGGCACGCACCGTACCGGGACTGCGGCCCCGGCCGGCGCTCGCCCCGGTGTCGCTCAGCTACCGCCGCCGCGAGCCGGGGACACCGTGCTTCGGCGACGTACCCACCACTGTGGACTGGACGGTCTTCAGCGGAACCGCCCGCAACGCGCTGCACATCCAGGTGGTGGACGACGGCTCGACGCTCGCCATGAGCCTGCAGCACCCGTCGGAGGCGTTCGAGCCGGGGACGGCGGCGGCGATCGGCGGTCACCTGCGCACCGTCCTCGCGACGATGGTGGCCGACCCGGACGCGCCGGTGGCTGGCCTGCCGATACTTCAGGGCGCGGAGCTGCACAAGCTGCTGCACGCGTGGAACGCGACGGAGCGGCCGTACCCTCCACATTCGACGGTGGTCGGCCTCTTCGAGGCGCAGGCCGCGGCGACGCCGGACGCTCCCGCGGTGATGTGCGACGGGCAGCCGATGAGCTACCGGGAGCTGGCGGCGGCGGTCCGGCGGCTCGCGGGGCAGCTGCGGGCCAGGGGTGTGGCCGGTGGAGTCGTCGCGGTCCGGATGCCCCGGTCGGCCGACCTGGTCGTGTCGATCCTCGCGATCGCGCGCGCCGGTGCGGCGTTCCTGCCACTCGACCCGCGCCATCCCGAGGCGCGGCAGCAGCGCATCCTGGCCGAGGCGCGCCCGGTGCTGGTACTCACCGGCGCGGACCTCGACAGCCGGGTGAACGGCGCGGCGCCGGGCGGCGACCCCGAGCCCGGTCCGGCCGACCTCGCCTACGTCATCTACACCTCCGGCTCCACCGGCGAGCCCAAGGGAGTCGCCGTCAGCCACGGCGCGCTGGCCAACCTGCTGCAGGCGATGCGCGACGCGGTGGGCTGGGGTCCGGCGGACCCGTGGCTGGCACACACCGCCCTGTCGTTCGACATCGCCGCGCTGGAGCTGCTGGCGCCGTTGGTCGCCGGTGCCACCACCGTTGTCGCGACCGACGGCGAGGCGGCCGACGGCCGGGCGCTCGTCGGGCTGATCCGCCGTCACGGGATCACCCGGGTGCAGGCGACCCCGTCCGGCTGGCGCATGCTCGTCGACGCCGGAATCGGCGACGGTCCGGAGCGCCACACCACCGTGGCGCTGGCCGGCGGCGAGACCCTTCCGGGTGCGCTCGCGCGGGAGGTCGGTGGCCGGGTCGCGCGGCTGTTCAACGTGTACGGACCGACCGAGACGACGATCTGGTCCACTGTGGCCGAACTACCCGCGGACGTCGGCGACGGCGAGGTGACGATCGGCAGGCCGATCGCCAACACCCGCGTGTACGTGCTGGACGCCGCCGCGCAACCGGTGCCCGTGGGTCTGCCTGGCGAGCTCTACATCGGCGGGCGGGGCGTCGCCGAGGGGTACCGGGGGCGGCCGGACCTGACCGTCGAACGCTTCCGGGCCGACCCGCACGGGCCGGCGGGCGCCCGGGTGTACCGCACCGGTGACCGGGTCCGGTACCTGGCCGACGGGCGTCTTGTGTTCCTCGGGCGCGTGGACAACCAGGTGAAGATCCGGGGACACCGGGTGGAGCTGGGCGAGATCGAGGCGCGGCTGCTCGAGCACCCCGCCGTCGCCGAGGCCGCCGTGGTCCTCACCGGAGCCGGTCGAGGCGACCCGCAGCTCGTGGCGTACCTCCGCTACCGCCGCGGCATGCCCGCGCTCGACGCCGCCACGCTGCGCCAGCACGCGGGGCAGACGCTTCCGGCCGTGATGGTTCCCGCCGTGTGGGTCACGCTCGACACGTTTCCGGTCACCTTCAACGGCAAGCTCGACCGCTCAGCGCTGCCCGCACCGCCGCGGCCGCAGGCACCCGCCGCCGGATCCACCGTGCCGGGGCCCGCGGACGGCGTGCTCGCGCAGGTCCAGGCGATGTGGAGTGAGGCGCTGGACGGCGCCGACATCGGACTGGACCAGGACCTCTTCGAGCTCGGCGCACACTCGTTGACCGTCATCATGGTGTCGAACCGGATCGAGCAGGCGTTCGCGGTGAGCGTTTCGCCGGCGGTGTTCTACGAGACCCCGACGGTCTCGGCGATCGCCGAGGAGGTCGTGCGGCTCCGGGCGTGA
- a CDS encoding thioesterase II family protein — protein METVGGWAQTYQPRHPAPALRLFGFPYAGAGASTYAGWRLPDELAAEVWAVQPPGRETRAREGLIRRIEPYVEACADGLAALMDRPFAFFGHSMGALVAVELTRLLRRRGAALPVHLFVSAHRAPGRPPKRGPMSRLPDDEFVARLLEGAGDSPVAIRDPELLLAFAGITRVDLELCERHPHRPQAPLDTPLTCFAAVDDSEVDVADVAAWEHHTTGAYRLRTFTGGHLFLAEHGARILADVATDLARISTRRVRAGG, from the coding sequence GTGGAGACGGTGGGCGGCTGGGCACAGACCTACCAGCCGCGCCACCCCGCTCCGGCGCTCCGGCTGTTCGGCTTCCCGTACGCCGGTGCCGGCGCCTCCACCTACGCCGGGTGGCGGTTGCCGGACGAGCTGGCGGCCGAGGTGTGGGCGGTGCAGCCGCCGGGCCGGGAGACGCGCGCCAGGGAAGGGCTGATCCGGCGGATCGAGCCGTACGTCGAGGCCTGCGCGGACGGCCTCGCCGCCCTGATGGACCGGCCCTTCGCCTTCTTCGGGCACAGCATGGGCGCGCTCGTCGCGGTGGAGCTGACCCGACTGCTGCGCCGGCGCGGGGCAGCGCTGCCGGTCCACCTGTTCGTCTCCGCACACCGCGCACCCGGCCGGCCGCCCAAACGCGGCCCGATGAGCCGCCTGCCCGACGACGAGTTCGTGGCCCGCCTGCTGGAGGGAGCCGGCGACTCCCCGGTGGCGATCCGCGATCCCGAGCTGTTGCTGGCGTTTGCCGGCATCACCCGGGTCGACCTGGAGCTGTGCGAACGCCACCCGCACCGGCCGCAGGCACCCCTCGATACGCCCTTGACCTGCTTCGCCGCCGTCGACGACTCGGAGGTGGACGTGGCCGACGTCGCGGCGTGGGAGCACCACACGACCGGGGCGTACCGGCTGCGCACGTTCACCGGCGGTCACCTGTTTCTGGCCGAGCACGGGGCTCGCATCCTCGCCGACGTGGCAACCGACCTGGCCAGGATCTCGACGAGGAGGGTTCGTGCCGGTGGATGA
- a CDS encoding SDR family NAD(P)-dependent oxidoreductase, whose amino-acid sequence MPFYSAYAGRLADPDEVTRTEFWTGQLTRPVRFEAGLSALLLQHRDAVLLEVGSGTTLTGLARHSPHASSARTVATLGDGPGDRADVLTAAARLWLSGCPVNWSHAEMPPPAVRVPLPGYPYARDRHWADLPVETAPVQAGDVAPARVEAVPAPVEAPAAPVSTVRWVEGERTGDTSGRSGERALVILPAAPPAAIDVLLAVRRAGLQPVAVRPGDGYAEGGDGFRVRPGEQADLESVLARLADAGRVPDVLVHAATYGAEPDEPLDAQLKHGFYSLMALSRLVVTSNQWTVQPRLVLLTSHSVDVSGGERVMPARVALHGLFRTVAAESPRTACTAIDATGRVPVSELASEIAFGTTAPVVALRGNRRWLPTELPLPLPPATGRALRERGVYLIAGGTGGLGLEVARGLAATGLQPRLALLGRRGNDGVDEAELAALADCGAQVRVYPCDVTDLEGLRQTVEDVTSRFGPVAGVFHLAGVPGERMLAFREPADAKAVLAPKTAGTANLAAVFADRPAPDFTVYFSSRAAVEGLVGGADYAAANAFLDGVAVEGAASGALSIGWPVWRDAGMAATGDVDIATLHRAVRQLDSGQAAAPEAGPAVVVKREMGSATDWVLDEHRVGRMPLLPATAYIDLAVTAYREQVVRGAAPIELSDMVFHTPLLDRAPRTLRITFGPVDGRHDLRMESRPAGDGGAWTVHATGRIRAVEGTPERVDLASLRRRFTAAGAPGGRPRGQTKSRLLKLSPRWDNIADLLALPDERLLCIELPAPYRDEVAGHSLHPALLDTATAAGVRTPEQASSVPFHYQRLVVYGSLPARFHAHARRDTAAPAETPSGDIDLIDDDGTVLATITGFTMIMVDEQRLTASAKAASAPSHATQPAAAPARDGLPSDTGVDIMFRLLDAGVTGHVLVRPFVSGAPAPLASVPAPGVREPALPPREPVPPARESAPAAQIAPVAPAPVAEGLEGRLLALWQQALGATDIRPDQDFFESGGNSLSAIELMALIREEFGADLRVGLLLESRTFGDLCAALRDRGLE is encoded by the coding sequence GTGCCGTTCTACTCGGCCTACGCCGGGCGGCTCGCCGATCCGGACGAGGTGACCCGCACCGAGTTCTGGACCGGCCAGCTGACCCGGCCGGTCCGGTTCGAGGCGGGCCTGTCGGCGCTGCTGCTCCAGCATCGCGACGCCGTGCTGCTGGAGGTCGGCTCGGGCACGACGCTGACCGGTCTGGCCCGGCATAGTCCGCACGCCAGCAGTGCCAGGACCGTTGCCACGCTGGGCGACGGGCCCGGCGACCGGGCCGACGTGCTCACCGCCGCCGCCCGGCTGTGGCTGTCGGGATGCCCGGTGAACTGGTCCCACGCGGAGATGCCGCCGCCGGCGGTGCGGGTCCCGCTGCCCGGCTATCCGTACGCCCGCGACCGGCACTGGGCCGACCTGCCGGTCGAGACCGCGCCGGTTCAGGCCGGCGACGTGGCGCCCGCTCGGGTCGAGGCCGTGCCCGCGCCGGTCGAGGCACCGGCGGCGCCGGTGAGCACCGTGCGGTGGGTGGAGGGAGAGCGCACCGGCGACACGTCCGGGCGGTCCGGCGAGCGTGCGCTGGTGATCCTCCCCGCCGCTCCGCCCGCCGCGATCGACGTGCTGCTGGCGGTACGCCGGGCGGGCCTGCAACCTGTCGCGGTGCGCCCCGGTGACGGGTACGCCGAAGGTGGTGACGGCTTCCGCGTGCGGCCGGGAGAGCAGGCGGACCTGGAGTCGGTCCTGGCCCGCCTCGCCGACGCGGGCCGCGTGCCGGACGTGCTGGTGCACGCCGCCACGTACGGCGCCGAACCGGACGAGCCACTCGACGCCCAGCTCAAGCACGGGTTCTACAGCCTCATGGCGCTGAGCCGGCTGGTCGTGACCTCCAACCAGTGGACCGTCCAGCCGCGGCTGGTGCTGCTCACCAGCCACTCGGTCGACGTGTCCGGCGGCGAGCGGGTCATGCCCGCCAGGGTGGCGCTGCACGGGCTGTTCCGCACGGTCGCCGCCGAGTCGCCGCGGACGGCGTGCACGGCGATCGACGCGACCGGACGGGTACCGGTGTCGGAGCTGGCATCGGAGATCGCCTTCGGCACGACGGCGCCGGTGGTCGCGTTGCGGGGCAACCGCCGATGGCTCCCCACGGAGCTGCCGCTGCCGCTGCCCCCGGCGACCGGCCGCGCGCTGCGCGAGCGCGGCGTCTATCTGATCGCCGGAGGTACCGGAGGGCTCGGCCTCGAGGTGGCCAGAGGACTGGCGGCCACCGGCCTGCAGCCGCGCCTCGCCCTGCTCGGGCGCCGCGGCAACGACGGCGTCGACGAGGCGGAGCTGGCCGCACTTGCCGACTGTGGCGCGCAGGTGCGGGTCTACCCGTGCGACGTGACGGACCTCGAAGGCCTGCGCCAGACCGTCGAAGACGTCACCAGCCGGTTCGGCCCCGTGGCGGGTGTGTTCCATCTCGCCGGGGTGCCGGGCGAACGCATGCTGGCGTTCCGCGAGCCGGCGGACGCGAAAGCCGTCCTCGCCCCCAAGACGGCGGGTACCGCCAACCTGGCCGCTGTCTTCGCGGACCGGCCCGCGCCCGACTTCACCGTCTACTTCTCCAGCCGGGCAGCGGTCGAAGGGCTCGTCGGCGGCGCCGACTACGCCGCCGCGAACGCCTTTCTGGACGGCGTCGCCGTCGAGGGGGCCGCCAGCGGTGCCCTCAGCATCGGCTGGCCGGTCTGGCGCGACGCCGGCATGGCGGCCACCGGTGACGTCGACATCGCCACCTTGCACCGCGCGGTCCGGCAGCTGGACTCGGGTCAGGCCGCGGCGCCGGAGGCCGGCCCCGCCGTGGTGGTCAAGCGCGAGATGGGATCCGCGACGGACTGGGTGCTGGACGAGCACCGCGTCGGCCGGATGCCGTTGCTGCCGGCGACCGCCTACATCGACCTGGCCGTCACCGCGTACCGCGAGCAGGTCGTGCGCGGTGCGGCCCCGATCGAGCTTTCGGACATGGTGTTTCACACGCCGCTGCTGGACCGGGCTCCCCGGACGCTGCGGATCACCTTCGGGCCGGTCGACGGGCGGCACGACCTGCGCATGGAGTCCCGGCCCGCCGGCGACGGCGGGGCCTGGACGGTGCACGCGACAGGTCGGATACGGGCGGTCGAAGGCACGCCGGAACGGGTGGACCTGGCATCGCTGCGGCGGCGGTTTACGGCCGCCGGCGCTCCAGGTGGCCGCCCGCGGGGGCAGACCAAGAGCCGGCTGCTCAAGCTGAGCCCGCGGTGGGACAACATCGCCGACCTGCTCGCGCTGCCCGACGAGCGGCTGCTGTGCATCGAGCTGCCGGCGCCGTACCGGGACGAGGTCGCCGGGCACAGCCTGCATCCGGCGTTGCTGGACACGGCGACCGCGGCCGGCGTGCGTACTCCGGAGCAAGCGTCGTCGGTGCCGTTCCACTACCAGCGGCTCGTCGTGTACGGCTCGCTGCCGGCGCGCTTCCACGCCCATGCCCGTCGCGACACGGCCGCCCCGGCCGAGACGCCGTCCGGCGACATCGACCTGATCGACGACGACGGCACGGTACTCGCCACCATCACCGGCTTCACGATGATCATGGTTGACGAGCAGCGGCTGACGGCGTCCGCGAAGGCCGCGTCGGCGCCGTCGCACGCCACGCAGCCCGCGGCGGCACCGGCCCGGGACGGGCTGCCCTCCGACACCGGCGTCGACATCATGTTCCGGCTGCTCGACGCCGGCGTGACAGGGCACGTGCTGGTCCGCCCGTTCGTGTCCGGCGCACCCGCACCGCTCGCGTCCGTACCCGCGCCGGGGGTGCGCGAGCCGGCGCTCCCGCCGCGCGAGCCGGTGCCCCCGGCACGCGAGTCGGCGCCCGCTGCGCAAATCGCGCCGGTCGCACCGGCACCCGTCGCGGAAGGACTTGAGGGCCGCCTGCTCGCGCTCTGGCAGCAGGCCCTCGGCGCGACCGACATCCGACCCGACCAGGACTTCTTCGAATCCGGCGGCAACTCGCTGAGTGCGATCGAGCTGATGGCGCTGATCCGCGAGGAGTTCGGCGCAGACCTGCGGGTGGGCCTGCTCCTGGAGTCCCGCACGTTCGGCGACCTCTGTGCCGCGCTCCGGGACCGGGGGCTGGAGTGA
- a CDS encoding type I polyketide synthase: MSDVADPQVMRAALSEVIQETTGIAIAPDVNFFEGGISSADLVRVHRALVARLGRDIPLLALFRYPNVRAFAGHLATAATAGPPPAPGLDRGRRTVPEGAAGTDPRGEQVTAPTQSSLEPIAIVGLAGRFPGARDLSQFWQNLVAGKESITFLSADELRRAGVPQAHIDNPDYVPVAPVMPEADRFDASLFGMTDREAEICDPQIRVFLEMCHSALENAGYDPFAMADSVGVFGATGPNSYLDFYLRRRPDLVGRAGMLLQTLNQIDYLSTLVAYKLDLRGPALTALTACSSTLVTVHLACQALRAGECDAALAGGAVVDLGRGHLWTPGNVLTSDGHCRPFDAEATGTIFGSGAGAVVLKRLDDALGAGDNIAAVILGSAVNNDGAEKVSFSAPSLTGQANAVMEAMLLADVAPDEVGYVEAHATGTALGDPVEVAALADAYRRLADGAPMATTVLGSVKSNIGHMGAVAGIAGLIKTVLMLQREAIPPTVNLATPNPVLELEKTPFELSTDLRPWPRDPSRRRVAGVTSLGIGGTNAHLLLTEGPPPLYEPPDGRPRVVAWSAGDEAGERRLRADLAGYFSASGAEVFGDATATLLHGRTAHRVRAAVVADSAASAAAALRDGSLVMVDTAVDEPAVAYLLPGQGTQRAGMARGIYGTVRSFSVAMDECIELFEDHGVPLYRRWAGSESGDESLADPMVAQPALFAIGYALATMWRKLGAAPTAVLGHSLGELTAAAVAGVFTLPDAVRLVVARAVAMAEHPVPGSMLVVAAGEDDVSDLVAEPLALSASNGTRQVCVSGPTEQLEELAVRLQSRKIISKVLRHAAAFHHPGGAPPRTPGRKPSRMSWPARHRCRSTRPTPGGSPIRTR; the protein is encoded by the coding sequence ATGAGCGACGTCGCCGATCCGCAGGTGATGCGTGCGGCCCTGAGCGAAGTGATCCAGGAGACGACCGGGATCGCCATCGCACCGGACGTCAACTTCTTCGAGGGCGGTATCAGCTCCGCCGATCTCGTCCGGGTACACCGGGCGCTGGTCGCCCGGCTGGGCCGGGACATCCCGCTGCTGGCCCTGTTCCGGTACCCAAACGTCCGCGCGTTCGCCGGTCACCTCGCCACCGCGGCGACCGCCGGACCGCCGCCGGCGCCCGGTCTGGACCGCGGGCGCCGGACAGTCCCGGAAGGAGCTGCGGGCACGGATCCGAGAGGGGAACAGGTGACGGCGCCAACGCAGAGCAGTCTCGAACCGATCGCCATCGTGGGCCTGGCCGGGCGCTTTCCGGGCGCTCGCGACCTCAGCCAGTTCTGGCAGAACCTCGTGGCGGGCAAAGAGTCGATCACCTTCCTGAGCGCCGACGAGCTGCGCCGCGCCGGCGTACCGCAAGCCCACATCGACAATCCGGACTACGTGCCCGTCGCGCCCGTCATGCCCGAGGCGGACCGCTTCGACGCGAGCCTGTTCGGCATGACCGACCGGGAGGCCGAGATCTGCGATCCGCAGATCCGGGTCTTCCTGGAGATGTGTCACAGCGCCCTGGAAAACGCCGGGTACGACCCGTTCGCGATGGCGGACAGCGTCGGCGTGTTCGGCGCGACCGGCCCCAACTCGTACCTCGACTTCTACCTGCGCCGCCGTCCCGACCTGGTGGGCCGCGCGGGCATGCTGCTGCAGACCCTCAACCAGATCGACTACCTGTCCACGCTCGTCGCGTACAAGCTCGACCTGCGCGGGCCGGCGTTGACCGCCCTCACCGCCTGCTCCAGCACGCTCGTCACCGTGCACCTCGCCTGCCAGGCGCTGCGCGCCGGTGAGTGCGACGCCGCGCTGGCCGGTGGCGCGGTGGTGGACCTGGGCCGGGGGCACCTGTGGACTCCGGGCAACGTGCTGACCTCCGACGGGCACTGCCGGCCGTTCGACGCGGAGGCGACCGGCACGATCTTCGGCAGCGGCGCCGGCGCGGTCGTCCTCAAGCGACTCGACGACGCGCTCGGCGCGGGCGACAACATCGCGGCGGTCATCCTCGGCAGCGCGGTCAACAACGACGGCGCGGAGAAGGTGAGCTTCAGCGCGCCGAGCCTCACCGGACAGGCCAACGCGGTCATGGAGGCGATGCTGCTGGCCGACGTCGCCCCGGACGAGGTCGGCTACGTCGAGGCGCACGCGACCGGCACCGCGCTCGGCGACCCGGTCGAGGTGGCCGCGCTCGCCGACGCGTACCGGCGGCTCGCCGACGGGGCGCCGATGGCCACGACCGTGCTGGGCTCGGTGAAGTCGAACATCGGCCACATGGGCGCGGTGGCGGGTATCGCCGGCCTGATCAAGACCGTGCTGATGCTGCAGCGGGAAGCCATCCCGCCGACCGTGAACCTGGCCACGCCGAACCCGGTACTCGAACTGGAGAAGACGCCGTTCGAGCTCAGCACCGACCTGCGTCCGTGGCCGAGGGATCCGTCACGCCGCCGGGTGGCCGGCGTGACCTCGCTGGGCATCGGCGGCACGAACGCACACCTCCTGCTCACCGAAGGTCCGCCGCCGCTGTACGAGCCACCGGACGGCCGCCCCCGCGTGGTGGCGTGGTCGGCCGGCGACGAGGCCGGCGAGCGGCGCCTGCGGGCCGATCTGGCCGGATACTTCTCCGCTTCCGGCGCAGAGGTCTTCGGCGATGCCACCGCGACCCTGCTGCACGGCCGTACCGCTCACCGGGTGCGGGCGGCGGTGGTCGCCGACTCAGCCGCCTCGGCGGCTGCCGCACTCCGCGACGGCTCGCTCGTCATGGTCGACACCGCGGTGGACGAGCCCGCTGTCGCGTACCTGCTGCCTGGCCAGGGGACTCAGCGCGCCGGGATGGCGCGCGGCATCTACGGCACGGTCCGCAGCTTCAGCGTGGCGATGGACGAGTGCATCGAGCTCTTCGAGGACCACGGTGTGCCGCTGTACCGCCGCTGGGCCGGCAGCGAGTCGGGCGACGAGAGCCTGGCCGATCCCATGGTGGCGCAGCCGGCGCTGTTCGCGATCGGATACGCCCTCGCGACGATGTGGCGCAAGCTCGGCGCGGCGCCAACCGCGGTGCTCGGGCACAGCCTGGGAGAGCTGACGGCGGCGGCCGTCGCCGGGGTCTTCACGCTGCCCGACGCGGTGCGCCTCGTCGTCGCGCGCGCGGTGGCCATGGCCGAGCACCCGGTGCCGGGCAGCATGCTCGTCGTCGCCGCGGGCGAGGACGACGTCAGCGACCTCGTCGCCGAGCCGCTGGCGCTGTCCGCGTCGAACGGCACCCGCCAGGTCTGCGTGTCCGGACCCACCGAGCAGCTTGAGGAACTCGCCGTCCGCCTGCAGTCGCGGAAGATCATCAGCAAGGTCCTGCGGCACGCCGCGGCTTTCCACCACCCGGGTGGGGCCCCGCCGCGGACGCCTGGTCGGAAGCCTTCCAGGATGTCCTGGCCAGCCCGCCACAGGTGCCGTTCTACTCGGCCTACGCCGGGCGGCTCGCCGATCCGGACGAGGTGA
- a CDS encoding non-ribosomal peptide synthetase: MADDVAFDISALELWLPLSAGGRVVVGPDEVRVLPERLATLVERENVTVVQATPTTWRLGLAAGSGWLAGRTALCGGEPMPPSLARQLRAAGCRASNVYGPTETTIWSTAAPLDTEDPDRLTVGQPIANTRAYVLNAWGTPCPTGVTGELCLAGTGVAAGYHDRPELTAERFRDDPALGRYYRTGDLARLLPDGRIELLGRRDRQVKLRGHRIELGEVEQVLSAHDEVAAAAVILRTGPDGDGQLAAYVVAEDRPGLVDDVWAFARSRLPGYSLPARVMVLERLPETANGKVDLLALAGYDAPVAGSAAAPGEVRDPLERRLVDAWSAALGEPDLDAQANFFLYGGSSLLAAQTAEEISAWSDVPVSLGMMLAAPTPAALAALIRRDRAAAPEAGGG, translated from the coding sequence GTGGCTGACGACGTCGCCTTCGACATCTCGGCGCTGGAGCTGTGGCTTCCCCTGAGCGCCGGCGGGCGCGTGGTCGTGGGGCCGGACGAGGTACGCGTGCTGCCGGAGCGGCTGGCCACCCTCGTGGAGCGGGAAAACGTGACGGTCGTGCAGGCGACGCCCACCACGTGGCGGCTCGGACTGGCGGCGGGCAGCGGCTGGCTGGCCGGCCGGACAGCGCTCTGCGGCGGCGAGCCGATGCCGCCCTCGCTGGCCCGCCAGCTACGCGCGGCCGGCTGCCGGGCGTCCAATGTGTACGGTCCGACCGAGACCACGATCTGGTCCACCGCCGCGCCGCTCGACACCGAGGACCCCGATCGGCTCACGGTGGGCCAGCCCATCGCCAACACCCGGGCGTACGTCCTCAACGCCTGGGGAACACCCTGCCCGACCGGCGTGACCGGCGAGCTGTGCCTGGCCGGGACGGGCGTCGCGGCCGGCTACCACGACCGCCCCGAGCTGACCGCCGAGCGGTTCCGCGACGATCCGGCGCTGGGCCGGTACTACCGCACCGGCGACCTGGCCCGGCTGCTGCCGGACGGCCGCATCGAGCTGCTCGGCCGCCGCGACCGCCAGGTGAAGCTGCGCGGCCACCGCATCGAGCTCGGCGAGGTGGAGCAGGTCCTGTCCGCCCACGACGAGGTGGCGGCGGCCGCGGTGATCCTGCGGACCGGGCCGGACGGGGACGGCCAGCTGGCGGCCTACGTGGTGGCCGAGGACCGGCCCGGCCTGGTGGACGACGTGTGGGCCTTCGCCCGCTCGCGGCTGCCCGGGTACAGCCTGCCGGCCCGCGTGATGGTGCTGGAACGGCTGCCGGAGACCGCGAACGGCAAGGTCGACCTGCTCGCCCTCGCCGGCTATGACGCGCCGGTGGCCGGCTCCGCCGCCGCGCCGGGCGAGGTCCGGGATCCGCTGGAGCGGCGCCTCGTCGACGCGTGGTCGGCCGCCCTCGGCGAGCCGGACCTCGACGCACAGGCCAACTTCTTCCTGTACGGCGGCTCCTCACTGCTGGCGGCACAGACGGCGGAAGAAATCAGCGCCTGGAGCGACGTACCGGTCTCGCTGGGGATGATGCTCGCGGCGCCCACACCGGCGGCGCTTGCCGCACTGATCCGGCGCGACCGCGCAGCGGCGCCCGAAGCGGGTGGCGGATGA